ATCTAAAATGGATATTGCACATACAATTGGTGCAGCATTTAAAAATATGGGAGCTACAGTTGAACACAACGGATCTTACCCGGGATGGTCTCCCAATCCAGATTCTGAGATTTTAGACATCATGGTAAAAAAATACACCACTGCTTTTAATGAAGAACCTAAAGTTGCTGCTTGTCATGCTGGTTTAGAGTGCGGAATATTAGGAGAGCGTTACCCTGGTGTTGATATGATCTCTTTTGGACCAACGATCAAAAACCCACATTCACCAGATGAAAAAGTGAACATTGCTTCTGTTCAAAAATTCTGGGGATTCTTACTTGATATCTTAAAAGATATTCCTAAAAAATAACTTTTTTATACAGTTATATAACCTATCAGAAAAAGTGCATAATTGCACTTTTTCTGTTAATGGAGATAAGAGTTTAAATTGAATACATTATAAAAAATATGATTTAAACGCTAATGAAAACATTCCGAACAATAATTGCTTTTGTTTATGCTCTAATTCCTTTTGGTGTCCTTTGCATGGTAAGTACATGAATACAAGCAAAACCATTAAAACTAAATCCAACACTCAATGGAAGCAACATTCTTACGATATTGGAGTTGGGATGTTAGCCCTGTATTTACAAGGCTAATCTTTTTTACAGAATATGAATAAAATATGGAGCTATATCATCACCAACAAGACCATTAGTCTTTTAAACCTAGTCCTTATACTAGCTCCTTTACTTCCCTATTCATATAGCTTTTCCCCTATTCTATCAGAAAAAACAACACCATGGATAACTAATTTTATCTTTGATCAGATTCCCCATTCCATAGCTTATATAACTCTTATAATTTTGACCATCAGTTTTCAGTTGATAAGAAATATTTTTTGGAAAAAAGCAATTTTAATCCTTAGTATGATCATTGGCTTTATCTTCTTTATTGATGGAGCTTTTACTATCGGTTTCCCTATTCAAGATTATTTACCTGGAATTGGAAATTTATTAATTTTAGCGTTTTTCCCTTTAACTACTTCAGTTTTTATTGTGACTTTGATTTTTGACTCTCCACCCTCTGATAATCACTATAATACTTTACAACTTATGCCTACTTACGACACCATAAAAAAAGGAATTCCTAATACGATAGCTATTCCTCATGAATTAGAATTATTTTGTAATTGGTTAGATCAAAATGGCTACCCAATTAGTGGTTGTTTTGAACTAAGAGCAGATGATGGAGAAACAATGCGTTATTGGCTTGGGATGGAAGGACACTCAGACCGATTTGGGATATTTGGAGCGGGTTCTGATGGTTCATTATATGCTTTTTGGATGGATGATGAGGGCCAACAAAAAATTGTACATTTAGGCTCAGAAGGTGGACAACTATATATCCTGGCAGATAATTTTATTGACTTTTTAAGATTATTAGCTATTGGATATGATGAAATTGGATTTGCAGATTTAAGCAAAACAGTTGAAGAGTGGAATATCTCACAAGGGCTTCCTCCTAATGATGGTATAAACTCTATTTTTCAAAAATGGGTTAAAACCACCTTTAAAACAACTATTCCAATAAAAGGAAATGAAATTGTCTCAATAAATGATACATCATTTAATGATTGGATCAATACTAACCAATCCAATTAAGAATTAGAATCCTCCACAACGTCTCTTATACAACTTCTCCATATTACTTTAAAACAGTTATATTTGCATTGACTACATAGGGAATACTATTTTATTCAATTAAACAGCTAAACTACAACAAATCATAATGAAACAATTTATTTACCTCTTTCTATCCCTTTCAACACTTCATATAATGGCCCAAGAAAACCAAACCTACCAACAACCTCCTAAAGAAATTCTCGAACTAGTAGACGTACCAAGAGCTCCCTATGTATTACTCGATGAACAAAAGGAAAATATGGTATTGGTATATCGAAATGCCTACCAATCTATCGAAGAGTTATCAAAAGAAGAAATGCGCCTTGGTGGACTACGCATCGACCCGCAAACCAATATTGGAAGTCGAGTAAACTATTTTAACAATATTAAGCTTAAAAGAATTAACCAGAACAATGATGCACTAATTCAAGTTAAGGGACTCCCCTCTTCTCCAAAATTGACCAATTTTAGATGGTCTCCCAATCAAACAAAGCTTGCCTTGACCAACACGACTACTGATGGTGTTGAAGTTTGGGTCATTGACATTAAAACAGCTACAGCTTCTAAAATTACTGAAGCCAATATCAATGCTAACCTAAGAAGTTCCATCAATTGGTTTAAAGATGGAAAATCCCTATTAATCAAAGCAATAGCGAGTAACAAACTCCCGTTAATCAATACCAAAACAGCAGTCCCAACAGGACCAATTATTTCTATTAACGAAGGAAAAAAAGCTCAGAATAGAACCTACCAAGATTTATTAAAAAATAAAAATGATGAGCATAACTTTGAACAATTGGCTTTATCTGAACTCTATGTAGTTAACCTAGACGGTACAAAAAAGAAATGGTTGGGCAGTGATTTATATTATGGGATCAATTTTTCTCCTGATGGAAATTATGTACTTGTTACCACTATTGAAAGACCATTTTCATACCTTGTTCCTTATTATAGATTTCCTTCAAAAACAACTGTATATACTAAAGAAGGTAAAAAAGTTGAAACAGTTGTTGAAGTCCCCTTAATAGAAGATCTTCCCAAAGGATTTATGGCTGTTAGAACAGGAAAACGACGTTTTAGCTGGAGAAATGATAAACCAGCGACACTTTATTATGCTGAGGCTCTAGATAAAGGTGATCCGGAAAACAACGTTGAATATAGAGATGAAATTTTTGAATTAGATGCTCCATTTGTACAAAAGGGTAAATCTATACTCAAAACAGTAAACCGATTTAGCTCAATTGAGTGGGGGAATGATAACATAGCTATTGCACATGATTACTGGTGGGATACAAGAAATACTAAATCTTATCTTTTTAACCCATCAGACGCCCAACAACAACCGACTATTCTTTTTGATCGTAACTACCAAGATCGATACAGTGATCCTGGGAATTTTGTTACTGAGAAAAATGCTATGGGAAGTGAAATTTTAGCGATCGTTAATAATACTGTCTTTACCATTGGTGATGGCCATAGTAAAGAAGGACAATACCCATTCCTTGATCAATACAGCTTAAAGACGTTAAAAAAGAAACGAATTTATCAATCTAACTATACCGACAAAATAGAAGATTTAAGAAATTTTGACCCCAAAAAAGGAGAACTTTTAGTACGAATTGAATCTTCTACTGAATATCCTAACTACTTTTTTAGAAATGTTAAAAAAGGACAATTAACTCAATTAACAGCCTTTGAAAATCCATTTAAAAGCTTGCAAGATGTTCATAAGGAAGTCATTCACTACCAACGTGAGGACGGTGTTGAACTTTCTGGCACATTGTATTTACCACTTGGATATGACCAAAACAAAAAGGAAAAAGTTCCTTTAATAATGTGGGCTTATCCTAGAGAATTTAAAGATAAAGCTAGTGCAGGTCAAAATACCAAAAACCCAAATGAATTTACCTACCCTTATTATGGTTCAATGATTTATTGGGTAACTAGAGGATATGCCATTTTAGATGATGCCTCTTTCCCTATTGTTGGAGAAGGAAATAATGAACCTAATGATACGTTTAGAACTCAATTAGTTGCTGATGCAAAGGCTGCAATTGATGCTATTGATAATATGGGCTACATTGACAGAAACCGAGTAGCTGTAGGTGGCCATAGCTATGGTGCTTTTATGGTAGCTAACTTGCTTTCTCACTCTAATTTATTTGCTGCTGGTATTGCAAGAAGCGGGGCTTATAATAGAACATTAACTCCTTTTGGCTTTCAAAGTGAACAAAGAAACTACTGGGAAGCTCCTGAAATTTACAATTCTATGTCTCCTTTTATGCACGCAGATAAAATGAACCAACCTCTATTATTGATTCATGGAGAAGCTGATAATAACTCTGGAACTTACCCAATGCAAAGTGAACGTTACTTTAATGCATTAAAAGGACTAGGTGCTACGGTTAGATTAGTTATTCTTCCTAAGGAGAGCCATGGATACAGTTCTAAAGAGAGTATTCTTCACTTATTGTGGGAGCAAGATCAATGGCTTGAAAAATATGTAAAAAACAAATAACACGGCATTAGCTAATGAAAAAACAAAAGACTGCTTTAGGCTTTATCCTATTTGGACTTGGGGTTATTGGTATTTTATCCATTCTTACAATGGATATTCCTCTACCACCTGAAGCCGAAGCTATTCTTAGTGAATTATTCACTCCTTTTCAAATCAAGTTACTGACATTGATCAATCCAACCATACTTTTAAGCATAGCTGTATTGATAGGTACTGTACTTTATCAAAAAGTAAATTTTAGTGTTCCACTAATAGAGCAAACTTTAGGTATAAAAAAAGAAAAACACCAACTTTTACCCTTTCTTAAATATGGTGCTACAGGAGGAATAATTGCAGGAGTATTGTTAAGTATAATTAGTTGGAGCTTCACCCCTATTTTACCTACTGAATTTATAGAACTAGGAGAAAATCTTCAACCTTCCATAGCCGCTCGCTTTTTATATGGCGGAATCACGGAAGAAATTTTAATGCGCTTTGGACTAATGACCTTAATCACCTGGATCGCATATAAAATTTTTGGCAATAGCCCCATTACATTTTGGATAGGAATCATCATTGCAGCTATAGTTTTTGCTTTAGGTCACTTTCCTATAGCCTATCAGGCAGTTGGCACTCCTTCAGCAGGCTTGTTAACTTATATTCTTATTGGTAATACTACAGGAGGAATAATTTTTGGCTGGTTATACTGGAAAAAAGGATTAGAAAGTGCGATTATAGCCCACATATTTGCACATGTCACGATGTTAGTTTTCGAACTCTTTTAAACCGTTCTTTTTACTCAATTAGATGCCTTTTTTTTCGATAACAGCTTCTAGTTTTTTTGTAGATTCCTCCCAGCTATAAGTTGATTTTACAAAAGAACGTGCTTTTTCTCCTAGTTCTACTCTCCTATCATGACTGGTTAGTAAACTGTTGATCTTTACTGCAAAATCTTCTGCTGTTTCAGCAACTTCCAATTCGAAACTATCTTTAGCTCCTAGTGAATTGTTAACTAAAGAAGTCGTAATGCAAGGGAGCTCCATGGCCATGGCCTCTAATAATTTATTTTGAAGTCCAGTACCTATAAACAAGGGGGCGACAAATATTTTTGCACTAGCATAAGCCTCCCTAATGTCATCTACCCATCCAGAAACAACAACATTTTTATTTGCTAAAGCTTTCACTTCTTTAGCTGGATTTGCCCCAGCAATTTTTAAGGTAATCGTCTCACTTAAAAGAGGCAAAATTTCATTTACTATATACTGAACAGCTGCAACATTAGGAGCATAACTCATATTTCCAACAAAAATCAAATCGAACTTTTTAGCATGAGGCATCGCTTGAAAAAAATCGGTATCTATTCCATTAGTCACAATCGTAATATCATCACGCTTTTGATGATAGATCAACTGCCTTTCCTTTTCAGAGATAATCGAATGCTGATCAAAATAATCATAAATTAAGTGTTCATATTTCAACAAACGTTTAGCTTCCTCTTTAAACAAAGGTTTTAAAATTCCTGAATAAGGAGTCCTTCGATCTATACCTTTAGAAAAAGCATCCATATAATCTAATGTTTTAACAATATGGTGCTCATTTTTCACATATTCAGCTGCTCGTATCAATTGACAAAAAATACGATCAGGTTGATAACTCTGAATCAATTGACTAATTTTCCGGTGTACATTAGCTTGATAAAAGTAGTTGACTTGATAGGGCTTACTCGAAAATAAAGCTTTAAATAAATTAAAATAAATTTTCAGCTTGTTGAGCCTAAATACTTTGACTTCGTGACAAAATGATTTTAAATGATCAATATGCTCTTGATCTGTATGATTATCATCCAAACAACACAACAGGATATTATGACGTTTAGAAAGTTCTTTTAACTGATGATAAACCCTCAACTTATCCCCTTTATCTAAAGGGTATGGAACACGCGAA
Above is a window of Flavobacteriales bacterium DNA encoding:
- a CDS encoding prolyl oligopeptidase family serine peptidase is translated as MKQFIYLFLSLSTLHIMAQENQTYQQPPKEILELVDVPRAPYVLLDEQKENMVLVYRNAYQSIEELSKEEMRLGGLRIDPQTNIGSRVNYFNNIKLKRINQNNDALIQVKGLPSSPKLTNFRWSPNQTKLALTNTTTDGVEVWVIDIKTATASKITEANINANLRSSINWFKDGKSLLIKAIASNKLPLINTKTAVPTGPIISINEGKKAQNRTYQDLLKNKNDEHNFEQLALSELYVVNLDGTKKKWLGSDLYYGINFSPDGNYVLVTTIERPFSYLVPYYRFPSKTTVYTKEGKKVETVVEVPLIEDLPKGFMAVRTGKRRFSWRNDKPATLYYAEALDKGDPENNVEYRDEIFELDAPFVQKGKSILKTVNRFSSIEWGNDNIAIAHDYWWDTRNTKSYLFNPSDAQQQPTILFDRNYQDRYSDPGNFVTEKNAMGSEILAIVNNTVFTIGDGHSKEGQYPFLDQYSLKTLKKKRIYQSNYTDKIEDLRNFDPKKGELLVRIESSTEYPNYFFRNVKKGQLTQLTAFENPFKSLQDVHKEVIHYQREDGVELSGTLYLPLGYDQNKKEKVPLIMWAYPREFKDKASAGQNTKNPNEFTYPYYGSMIYWVTRGYAILDDASFPIVGEGNNEPNDTFRTQLVADAKAAIDAIDNMGYIDRNRVAVGGHSYGAFMVANLLSHSNLFAAGIARSGAYNRTLTPFGFQSEQRNYWEAPEIYNSMSPFMHADKMNQPLLLIHGEADNNSGTYPMQSERYFNALKGLGATVRLVILPKESHGYSSKESILHLLWEQDQWLEKYVKNK
- a CDS encoding glycosyltransferase produces the protein MKLFVIVSRVPYPLDKGDKLRVYHQLKELSKRHNILLCCLDDNHTDQEHIDHLKSFCHEVKVFRLNKLKIYFNLFKALFSSKPYQVNYFYQANVHRKISQLIQSYQPDRIFCQLIRAAEYVKNEHHIVKTLDYMDAFSKGIDRRTPYSGILKPLFKEEAKRLLKYEHLIYDYFDQHSIISEKERQLIYHQKRDDITIVTNGIDTDFFQAMPHAKKFDLIFVGNMSYAPNVAAVQYIVNEILPLLSETITLKIAGANPAKEVKALANKNVVVSGWVDDIREAYASAKIFVAPLFIGTGLQNKLLEAMAMELPCITTSLVNNSLGAKDSFELEVAETAEDFAVKINSLLTSHDRRVELGEKARSFVKSTYSWEESTKKLEAVIEKKGI
- a CDS encoding CPBP family intramembrane metalloprotease yields the protein MKKQKTALGFILFGLGVIGILSILTMDIPLPPEAEAILSELFTPFQIKLLTLINPTILLSIAVLIGTVLYQKVNFSVPLIEQTLGIKKEKHQLLPFLKYGATGGIIAGVLLSIISWSFTPILPTEFIELGENLQPSIAARFLYGGITEEILMRFGLMTLITWIAYKIFGNSPITFWIGIIIAAIVFALGHFPIAYQAVGTPSAGLLTYILIGNTTGGIIFGWLYWKKGLESAIIAHIFAHVTMLVFELF